In one window of Pristiophorus japonicus isolate sPriJap1 chromosome 9, sPriJap1.hap1, whole genome shotgun sequence DNA:
- the grem2b gene encoding gremlin-2b — translation MYQKLIIALFLVGMLMVAVEMKKNRPPGAIPPLYKGNTNSSEKRTHRRQDVLASSQEALVVTERKYLKSDWCKTQPLRQTINEDGCVSRTVINRFCYGQCNSFYIPRHVKRDQESFQSCAFCKPQKFTTLTIKLNCPDLQPPFRHKKIQRVKQCKCISVNVNDWSKQ, via the coding sequence ATGTATCAGAAACTTATCATCGCTCTTTTCCTGGTGGGGATGTTAATGGTAGCAGTGGAGATGAAGAAAAATCGACCGCCAGGAGCCATCCCACCTCTTTATAAGGGGAATACCAACAGCTCGGAGAAACGCACACATCGGAGGCAGGACGTGCTTGCCTCCAGCCAAGAGGCGCTGGTGGTGACGGAGAGAAAGTACCTGAAGAGCGACTGGTGCAAGACTCAGCCCCTTCGGCAGACCATCAACGAGGATGGTTGCGTGAGCCGAACTGTCATCAACAGATTCTGCTATGGACAGTGCAACTCCTTCTACATCCCCAGGCATGTTAAAAGGGATCAAGAGTCCTTCCAGTCTTGTGCCTTTTGTAAACCGCAGAAATTTACTACCCTGACTATCAAGCTGAACTGCCCTGACCTGCAGCCTCCCTTCAGACACAAGAAAATCCAACGAGTCAAGCAGTGCAAATGTATATCAGTAAATGTGAATGACTGGAGCAAGCAGTGA